Proteins co-encoded in one Osmerus mordax isolate fOsmMor3 chromosome 11, fOsmMor3.pri, whole genome shotgun sequence genomic window:
- the si:ch211-136a13.1 gene encoding HHIP-like protein 1: MPVTRGRGDLGGRLLLPGLVLLVLLLAHQGLSHPQCLDYKPPFQPREPLVFCKAYAKFGCCDLEKDEEISQRFYQIMDNFDYAGYVSCGKYIRSILCQECSPYSAHLFDAEDANTPMRVLPGLCGDYCSDYWHQCRYTLSLLTDSFNASALAAMEEDRTRFCSFLELRDREYCYPNVLTNTQLNANLGAVREDPEGCLELCLQEVANGLRNPVAMVHADDGTHRFFVAEQLGYVWTYLANGSRVDRPFLNLTRAVLTSPWAGDERGFLCLALHPRFTAVGKVYVYYSVSVKKEERIRISEFTLHPDDMNQLDHSSERTILEVVEPASNHNGGQLLFGHDGYLYIFIGDGGRAGDPFGKFGNSQNKSTHLGKALRIDVDNNDDGAPYSIPSDNPFVGERGALPEIYAYGVRNMWRCSFDRGDPVSGTGRSRLFCGDVGQNKFEEVDLVVKGGNYGWRAKEGFSCYDHKLCRNSSLDDILPIFAYPHKLGKSVTGGYIYRGCQMPNLNGLYIFGDFMSGRLMSLRENKTTGKWNYNEICMGRDRTCSFPKLINSYYKYIISFAEDEAGELYFLATGAPSATARAGVVYKIVDPSRRAPPGKCSFKPAPVKIKGKLIHFHPKEEFVINKKPTTTAAPTTTTKKTTTAPHPRPTKASHRPPGTSHTARPLTPSRMLRKPGGATTPRPGYATTRAPHKRTTPSNTITVAPGRRTAPSRFTPTPRPRALLTPTGRGPSSATMRPLNPPHTTGHPQTTPQPRTSPRPRLQTTPRPAYWTPAPKSTSKTLRPNVTLPKAQDNLLKPRGDKMDSSSPNQVHKGRGQGSKPPGGRHRRRKSRAGSVRLVNADQRLDRGRVEIFIRGEWGTVCDDLFTSSAATVVCRQLGYPFALRVAKRAELGEGSSDVRILLDDVECEGTERTLLDCKRAKVGKHNCSHQEDVGVVCGYLEEE, encoded by the exons TCTCCCAGAGGTTCTACCAGATTATGGACAACTTTGATTACGCAGGCTACGTTAGCTGTGGGAAGTACATACGCAGCATCCTCTGCCAG GAGTGTTCTCCGTACTCCGCCCACCTGTTCGACGCGGAGGACGCCAACACGCCCATGCGGGTTCTTCCGGGCCTGTGTGGCGACTACTGCTCCGACTACTGGCACCAGTGCCGCTACACGCTCAGCCTCCTGACCGACAGCTTCAACGCCAGCGCCCTGGCCGccatggaggaggacaggacccGCTTCTGCTCCTTCCTGGAGCTGCGCGACCGCGAATACTGCTACCCCAACGTGCTGACCAACACCCAGCTCAACGCCAACCTGGGCGCGGTGCGCGAGGACCCCGAGGGCTGCCTGGAGCTGTGCCTGCAGGAAGTGGCCAACGGGCTGAGGAACCCCGTCGCCATGGTGCACGCGGACGATGGCACCCACCGGTTCTTCGTGGCGGAGCAGCTGGGCTACGTGTGGACGTACCTGGCCAACGGGTCGCGGGTCGACCGGCCGTTCTTGAACCTGACACGGGCGGTGCTGACGTCGCCGTGGGCGGGGGACGAGCGGGGGTTCCTGTGCCTGGCACTGCATCCTCGCTTCACTGCCGTGGGGAAGGTGTACGTGTACTACTCGGTCTCcgtgaagaaggaggagaggatccgCATCAGCGAGTTCACCCTGCACCCCGACGACATGAACCAGCTGGACCACTCCTCCGAGAG GACCATTTTGGAGGTGGTGGAACCAGCGTCCAATCACAACGGAGGACAGCTACTCTTCGGCCATGACGGTTACCTCTACATCTTCAtaggggacggggggagggctggagaccCCTTCGGCAAGTTTGGAAACTCCCAGAACAA gtccaCCCACCTTGGGAAGGCGCTGCGCATCGACGTGGACAACAACGACGACGGCGCCCCCTACAGCATCCCGTCAGACAACCCCTTCGTCGGCGAGCGGGGCGCCCTGCCAGAGATCTACGCTTACGGCGTGAGGAACATGTGGCGCTGCTCCTTCGACCGCGGCGATCCGGTGAGCGGTACCGGGCGGAGCCGGCTGTTCTGCGGGGACGTGGGGCAGAACAAGTTTGAGGAGGTGGACCTGGTTGTGAAGGGGGGTAACTACGGCTGGAGAGCCAAGGAGGGTTTCTCGTGCTACGACCACAAACTCTGCCGAAACTCCTCCCTGG ACGACATCCTACCTATCTTCGCCTACCCCCACAAACTGGGCAAGTCTGTGACAGGAGGGTACATCTACCGAGGCTGCCAGATGCCCAACCTCAACGGACTCTATATCTTCGGGGATTtcatgagtgg gcgtcTGATGTCCTTGAGAGAGAACAAGACCACCGGGAAATGGAACTACAATGAGATCTGCATGGGCAGAGACCGGACCTGCAGTTTCCCGAAACTCATCAACAGTTACTACAAATACATCATCTCCTTTGCTGAGGACGAGGCTG GGGAACTGTACTTCCTGGCCACAGGGGCCCCTAGTGCCACTGCCAGGGCTGGAGTCGTCTACAAGATAGTGGACCCCTCCAG gaGAGCTCCCCCTGGCAAGTGCAGCTTCAAGCCAGCACCAGTCAAGATAAAGGGCAAGCTGATTCACTTCCACCCCAAGGAGG AGTTCGTCATCAACAAGAAGCCCACGACAACcgctgcccccaccaccaccaccaagaaGACTACTACAGCACCACATCCACGTCCAACAAAAGCCAGCCACAGACCTCCAGGCACCAGCCACACAGCtagacccctcaccccctcccgcaTGCTCAGGAAGCCTGGAGGGGCAACGACGCCCAGACCGGGCTACGCCACCACAAGAGCCCCTCACAAGAGAACCACACCCTCAAACACTATCACCGTTGCCCCAGGTAGGAGAACTGCCCCCTCAAGGTTCACCCCTACCCCCAGGCCCCGAGCCCTGCTTACCCCAACAGGAAGGGGGCCCTCTTCGGCCACTATGAGACCTctgaaccccccacacaccaccggACATCCCCAGACTACCCCCCAACCCCGGACCAGCCCCCGCCCCAGGCTCCAGACCACTCCTCGTCCAGCCTACTGGACCCCAGCCCCCAAGTCCACCTCCAAGACCCTGAGGCCTAATGTCACCCTCCCCAAGGCCCAGGACAACCTCCTGAAGCCGCGGGGCGACAAGATGGACAGCTCCAGCCCCAACCAGGTCCACAAGGGCCGGGGCCAGGGTTCGAAACCCCCCGGAGGCAGGCACAGGCGCAGGAAGTCACGCGCGGGCTCGGTGAGACTGGTCAATGCCGACCAGCGTCTGGACAGGGGGCGGGTGGAGATCTTCAtaaggggggagtgggggacgGTGTGTGATGACCTGTTCACCAGCAGCGCGGCAACAGTGGTGTGTCGCCAGCTGGGGTACCCCTTTGCGCTGCGCGTGGCTAAGAGGGCGGAGCTAGGTGAAGGAAGTAGCGATGTGCGCATCCTGTTGGACGACGTAGAGTGTGAGGGGACGGAGAGGACGCTGTTGGACTGTAAGCGGGCCAAAGTGGGAAAACACAACTGCTCCCACCAGGAGgatgtgggggtggtgtgtggatacctggaggaggagtga
- the yif1b gene encoding protein YIF1B codes for MDYTPTQSGFKQQPKMRQRNTVEGPDPMFEDTSAAPGRGPGLAAQPGGYRGQEAGPGAGGFPGQTLLSDPMSNIAMAYGSSLASQGREIVDKNLDRFLPVSRLKYYFAVDTVYVGKKLGLLVFPYMHQNWEVSYQQDTPVAPRFDINAPDLYIPAMGFITYVLVAGLALGTQNRFSPEILGMQASSALVWLIMEVLAVLLSLYLVTVNTDLTTIDLVAFSGYKYVGMIVGVVAGLLFGRTGYYLTLLWCCVSIFVFMIRTLRLKLLSEAAAEGVLVRGARNQLRMYLTMSIAGAQPIFMYWLTYHLVR; via the exons ATGGATTACACGCCAACACAAAGTGGGTTCAAACAGC aGCCTAAGATGAGACAGAGGAACACTGTGGAGGGCCCAGACCCCATGTTTGAGGACACCAGTGCAGCACCAGGCCGAGGCCCAGGACTGGCAGCCCAGCCTGGGGGATACAGGGGCCAGGAGGCTGGGCCTGGAGCCGGTGGCTTTCCTGGGCAGACCCTGCTGTCAGACCCCATGTCTAACATTGCCATGGCCTACGGCAGCAGTCTGGCCAGCCAGGGAAGAGAGATCGTGGACAAGAAC ctGGACCGCTTCCTCCCTGTGTCCAGGCTGAAGTACTACTTTGCGGTGGACACCGTCTACGTGGGCAAGAAGCTGGGCCTGCTCGTCTTCCCCTACATGCACCAG AACTGGGAGGTGAGCTACCAGCAGGACACCCCTGTAGCCCCGAGGTTTGACATCAACGCCCCTGACCTCTACATCCCAG CTATGGGATTTATCACCTACGTGCTGGTGGCTGGCTTGGCTCTTGGAACTCAGAACAG gttctCTCCAGAGATCCTGGGCATGCAGGCCAGCTCAGCCCTGGTGTGGCTCATCATGGAGGTGCTGGCCGTCCTGCTCAGCCTCTACCTGGTCACCGTCAACACAGACCTCACCACCATCGACCTGGTGGCCTTCTCTGGATACAAATACGtcgg gatgaTCGTGGGTGTGGTGGCGGGCCTGCTGTTCGGCCGGACAGGATATTACCTCACGCTGCTCTGGTGCTGCGTCTCCATCTTCGTCTTCATG atCCGTACGTTGCGTCTGAAGCTCCTGTCAGAGGCAGCAGCTGAAGGTGTTCTGGTCCGAGGAGCCCGGAACCAGCTGAGGATGTACCTTACCATGTCTATAGCCGGAGCCCAGCCCATCTTCATGTACTGGCTCACTTACCACCTGGTCCGGTAG
- the sb:cb81 gene encoding LOW QUALITY PROTEIN: mRNA decay activator protein ZFP36L1-like (The sequence of the model RefSeq protein was modified relative to this genomic sequence to represent the inferred CDS: inserted 2 bases in 2 codons; deleted 4 bases in 3 codons; substituted 1 base at 1 genomic stop codon), protein MPSNFLTPFLELDEEFCKNFHGLDMTDGLPVNTQRQRVVGFQRRHSLCPVTLPNSKFKQRQRGARCXAHWWPLSSGNQPWSREFQQQLPRSSLNHIPFRVDRSVSMIEGNVGSLASREQQLPTPPPLMPPPGLSLSTGFLSSSKCLTPAPTPPLSTRYKTXLCRTYEESGTCKYGSKCQFAHGMXEVRGLSRHPKYKTEPCRTFHTIGFCPYGSRCHFVHNNEEQDSPPGSQHPARERPQLLRQSISFAGFSSSSSSSSSSPAFRPQLLTGFQPLQDPMLFSRASSVSPPPSTGSPELLSPLLPEPAAFRQAYPFSSDLGGDQPGTPRFYALTDSLSSSKCQAVCGGPVVQVAQKCHIQLQNHQNHQSQRQAFSFPGLPVLHRCSSAESLTDLEGYSSSSSLSGSESPSFEGRRLPIFSRLSVSDD, encoded by the exons ATGCCTTCCAATTTCCTGACCCCTTTTCTGGAGCTGGACGAGGAGTTTTGCAAG AATTTCCACGGTCTGGACATGACAGATGGCCTTCCAGTCAACACGCAGAGACAGCGCGTCGTGGGTTTCCAGCGCAGGCACTCGCTGTGTCCGGTGACTCTCCCCAACTCCAAGTTCAAACAACGGCAGCGTGGAGCCCGTTGCTGAGCCCATTGG TGGCCTCTCAGCTCCGGAAACCAACCGTGGAGCCGGGAGTTCCAGCAACAGCTGCCGCGTTCGTCTCTCAACCACATTCCGTTCCGCGTGGACCGTTCTGTCAGTATGATCGAGGGCAACGTCGGCAGCCTGGCCTCGCGCGAACAGCagctccccacccccccgcccctgaTGCCCCCGCCAGGCCTGAGCCTCAGCACtggcttcctgtcctcctccaagTGCCtgacccctgcccccacccctccgctCTCCACGCGCTACAAGA GACTGTGCCGCACGTATGAGGAGAGCGGGACCTGCAAGTACGGCTCCAAGTGCCAGTTCGCCCACGGCA ACGAGGTGCGCGGCCTGAGCCGCCACCCCAAGTACAAGACC GAGCCGTGCCGCACCTTCCACACCATCGGCTTCTGCCCCTACGGCTCCCGCTGCCACTTTGTCCACAACAACGAGGAGCAGGACTCTCCCCCGGGTTCCCAGCACCCC GCCAGAGAGCGCCCCCAGCTGCTCCGCCAGAGCATCAGCTTTGCcggcttctcttcctcctcttcctcctcctcctcctctccggccTTCCGTCCGCAGCTGCTGACCGGGTTCcagcccctccaggaccccatgCTGTTCTCCCGGGCCTCCTCcgtgtccccccctccctccacagggaGCCCtgagctcctctcccccctcctgcctgaGCCGGCGGCCTTCAGACAGGCCTACCCTTTCTCCTCGGACCTGGGGGGGGACCAGCCGGGCACGCCACGCTTCTACGCCCTCACTgactccttgtcctcctcaaaGTGCCAGGCCGTGTGTGGGGGGCCGGTGGTCCAGGTGGCCCAGAAGTGTCATATTCAGCTCCAGAACCACCAGAACCACCAGAGCCAGCGCCAGGCCTTCTCCTTCCCGGGCCTGCCCGTGCTCCACCGCTGCTCCTCGGCCGAGTCCCTCACCGACCTGGAGGGCTACAGCAGTTCCAGCAGCCTCAGCGGATCCGAGTCGCCCAGCTTCGAGGGACGACGCCTGCCCATCTTCAGCCGCCTGTCCGTCTCGGACGACTGA